TTCTCATAAAGAGTATCCCATTATGTCCTCCGCCTTAGAGACATCACATGAACGAGAAGTCGGTTTGGTAGTCAAAAGTTTTCTGTCTTGTCTTGAGAAGGCGAACCATCAGACCTCGCCTTTTGATTTTTGGTTGCTCGAAGATGTGTTGCCGGACGGATACGCTGCGGAGATTGCGAATCTGCCATTTGATCCACCGTCTGGTATTTCTTTCAATGGGCGGCGTGAATCCAACAATGCCACCCGTGTTTACTTTTCCCCTGAAAATCAATCTCGCTTTGACGTCTGTCGCAGGATTGTTGATGGACTTAGGTCGCCAGAGGTCATCGAAGCCATTGAACGTGAGACCGGAGCTAATCTTGATGGAACCCGGCTGCGCATTGAGTATTGCCAGGACACGGAGGGGTTTTGGTTGGAGCCACACACCGATATTTCTGTAAAGAAGTATACGATGCTGATTTATCTGGCTGATGACCCCTCCCTTGCTAACGCTGGAACGGATATCCATGAAGGGCCGCCGGAATACACATATGTGACGTCCGCCCCTTATGCGTGCAACAAAGGCGTTATCTTCATTCCAGGTGATAATACCTGGCACGCCGTTGGTAAGCGCCCGATGAAGGCCGTGCGAAAGTCGGTTATCATTAACTTTGTCTCCAGCGATTGGCAGGAAACTTGGGAGTTGGCTTAGCATGGCCGGTCTGGCCGCGCTGACGGGCAAAGTGTGCGAGAAGAGTTCTGAAGTTTACCAAAGCTGTGTTTTCAATGTGTCCGGTCTGTTCGGACAAGCTCCCAGAAGCCACTCGGGTCTGTGAAGTCCAATTGATCCATATCACATCCATCGTATGAGCAAGCGCGCATGATCGCGCGATCTAGTCCTGGATAAATGCTGGAAGCCGAATCCAACTTCCGAAATTCGGATACCTCAAAATGCCCATGCCTGTCCCACAGCCGCATTCAGAATTCGCTGGGCAAGTGCGGGCTTTTTTAGCGGACCAGTTAACCCCTGAGTTGCGGTTTGCGGGTCAAAATACAGTTGGGACCCACTCTGACATTGAAGCTTGTCGTGTTTGGCACCGACGTCTGTATCAGAAGGGATGGATTGCACCCGCGTGGCCTGCTGAGTATGGCGGCACGGGATGGTCGTTAAAGCAGCAGGTCCTATTCGAACGCGAATGTGCAATGAATGACGCCCCAATTTTGTTCGCGGGTGGTGTGCGTAGTGTGGGGCCTTTGCTTATTGAAATGGGTACACCAGAACAGAAAGAGAAGTACTTGCCTAAGATTCTCTCAGGTGAGGACTTGTGGTGTCAGGGATTTTCAGAGCCTGGTGCGGGCTCCGATTTGGCCGCCGTGCAAACGAAGGCGGTTTTGGAGGGGGACGAATATGTTCTGAATGGCTCAAAAATCTGGACGACCGGTGCCCATCTGTCCAACCGTATGTTTTGTCTCGTCCGAACGAAAAACAGCGCCAAGCCACAACAGGGCATCAGCTTTCTGCTCATTGATATGGATGCGCAAGGTCTGTCAGTTGAACCCATTTTGATGATGAACGGGGAGCATGAATTTAATCAGGTCAGGTTCGACGATGTGAGGGTTCCTGTAGCAAACCTGGTTGGTAGGGAGAATGAAGGCTGGACTGCAGCAAAGGTGTTGATGAGACATGCTCGCTCAAGCAATACCACTTCTGGGCATCTGCATAGGGCAATGAGGGCGGTCCGGCGACTGCAGGAGGTGAAGCCTGGCGGCATAGAGGTAGATCTTTTCCGTGTCGTTCACCTGTTGGATATTGAGCTCGCCGCCTTCGACGTTCTGGAAGCAAGGTGTCGCGAAACGCTTCTGAAGTCCAATGACGAAGGCCAGGAGCGAGCGACGGCGTCCTTTTTGAAAACAACGGCAACAGAACTTCATCAGAGAATCACCGAAGTCAGTATGCTGATTGCCGGTCCTTATGCTGGGGTCGAAGCAAGTGGCGCGCTCGAAAGAAAAAGTGAACTTCACGAAGGTGCTCTGGCGACATCAAAATGTTTGAGCCAGCGCGCTGCAAGCATCTACTCTGGCACGAACGAAATTCATCGAAATCAATTGTTCCATCGTATTGAGCAAGGAACTGCCCTGGTCGCGAGAGGCTGAGGAGGCGGAAGCGAAGATGGTGGAAAATGTCTGAAGAAGTGAACGTCTCCCGAAAATGGGAAAACATAAGAAAGATAAATCAATGACCTGTACAATTCGCTCTGTTCGTCGATCTGGGTGCGTTATTGCGGCTGCAGTTATGATGAGCTTCTTGGCACCTGCGGGGGCAGGGGCAGAGGAAAATGGCCTTGTTGAGGCTCTAGTAGGTGGAAAGCCGATCGCCGACATCCGATTGCGCTATGAGCATGTGGACCAGGCGGGGTTGCTAAACAATGCCGATGCCATAACGGCTCGTGCCCGGCTTGGCTATGAAACGGGCGTCTATGCGGATTTCAGCCTGCTTGTCGAAGGCGAGTTCATCATTGGTCTGGGCTCAGAGGATTACAACGACACGATTAACGGACGCGCCACCTTCCCTGTGGTCGCGGACCCGGAGGATCAGCAGCTTAATCGGGCACAGGTGACCTATTCTGGGATATCAGACACGACGGTCATCATCGGCCGTCAGCGCGTGATCCTGGACAATGCACGTTTTGTCGGGAATGTCGGTTGGCGACAGAATGAACA
The DNA window shown above is from Parvibaculaceae bacterium PLY_AMNH_Bact1 and carries:
- a CDS encoding 2OG-Fe(II) oxygenase (Derived by automated computational analysis using gene prediction method: GeneMarkS-2+.), with protein sequence MSSALETSHEREVGLVVKSFLSCLEKANHQTSPFDFWLLEDVLPDGYAAEIANLPFDPPSGISFNGRRESNNATRVYFSPENQSRFDVCRRIVDGLRSPEVIEAIERETGANLDGTRLRIEYCQDTEGFWLEPHTDISVKKYTMLIYLADDPSLANAGTDIHEGPPEYTYVTSAPYACNKGVIFIPGDNTWHAVGKRPMKAVRKSVIINFVSSDWQETWELA
- a CDS encoding acyl-CoA dehydrogenase family protein (Derived by automated computational analysis using gene prediction method: Protein Homology. GO_function: GO:0016627 - oxidoreductase activity, acting on the CH-CH group of donors [Evidence IEA]), whose translation is MPVPQPHSEFAGQVRAFLADQLTPELRFAGQNTVGTHSDIEACRVWHRRLYQKGWIAPAWPAEYGGTGWSLKQQVLFERECAMNDAPILFAGGVRSVGPLLIEMGTPEQKEKYLPKILSGEDLWCQGFSEPGAGSDLAAVQTKAVLEGDEYVLNGSKIWTTGAHLSNRMFCLVRTKNSAKPQQGISFLLIDMDAQGLSVEPILMMNGEHEFNQVRFDDVRVPVANLVGRENEGWTAAKVLMRHARSSNTTSGHLHRAMRAVRRLQEVKPGGIEVDLFRVVHLLDIELAAFDVLEARCRETLLKSNDEGQERATASFLKTTATELHQRITEVSMLIAGPYAGVEASGALERKSELHEGALATSKCLSQRAASIYSGTNEIHRNQLFHRIEQGTALVARG